Proteins from one Chitinophaga oryzae genomic window:
- a CDS encoding serine hydrolase domain-containing protein encodes MRNAIPILLAFLLYACHNNDDKPVPETPDQETGTFEEANIDKQKIIALENQISSGQYNIHSLIILRKNKLIYEQYFAGEDAVFPTPVGKIPHTRDSLHDCRSVTKSIVSACVGIALAQGKIKSIDDKIFDYFPAYRQYATGDKANITVRHLLTMNSGLEWNERVSYDDPANSERQMLEAQDPTGFVLQCKSAAKPGTVFNYNGGNTHLLGQIVEKTTGMSIRDFAGRYLFQPLGITTFLWSARTDGIYWMPSGLRMRPIDMARVGRLYMQQGQWKGQQLIPAGWITQSTRWTVDSDEKNVGYGFQFWCTKQQVAGQQVNIAQAEGNGGQTIVMIPSLDLEIVMTAGYYNDVTDQANQVLVKDVLGAVKK; translated from the coding sequence ATGAGAAACGCTATTCCCATTCTTTTAGCCTTCCTGTTATACGCCTGCCATAACAATGATGACAAGCCCGTCCCTGAAACACCCGACCAGGAAACAGGTACTTTCGAGGAAGCCAATATCGACAAGCAGAAAATCATCGCACTGGAAAATCAAATCAGTAGTGGCCAATACAATATCCACAGCCTTATTATCCTTCGAAAAAACAAGCTCATCTACGAACAATACTTTGCCGGCGAAGATGCAGTTTTCCCCACGCCGGTAGGGAAAATACCGCATACACGCGACAGCCTGCATGACTGCCGGAGCGTGACCAAAAGCATTGTATCCGCCTGCGTGGGCATTGCGCTGGCACAAGGGAAGATCAAAAGCATCGACGATAAAATTTTCGACTACTTCCCGGCCTACCGGCAGTATGCCACCGGCGACAAAGCCAATATCACCGTCCGGCACTTACTGACAATGAATTCGGGGCTCGAATGGAACGAACGGGTTTCCTATGATGATCCCGCCAATAGCGAGCGGCAAATGCTGGAGGCACAGGACCCTACCGGTTTCGTATTGCAATGTAAAAGCGCAGCGAAACCAGGCACCGTCTTTAACTACAACGGCGGCAACACCCACCTGCTCGGACAAATTGTTGAAAAAACTACGGGCATGAGTATACGGGATTTCGCCGGCCGCTATCTTTTCCAGCCGCTGGGCATTACAACATTCCTCTGGAGCGCCCGTACGGATGGCATATACTGGATGCCTTCAGGGCTACGTATGCGCCCCATCGATATGGCGCGCGTAGGACGCCTCTATATGCAGCAGGGACAATGGAAAGGGCAACAACTGATCCCCGCCGGATGGATTACCCAATCCACCAGATGGACTGTCGATTCCGACGAAAAGAACGTCGGCTACGGCTTCCAGTTCTGGTGCACCAAACAGCAAGTCGCCGGTCAACAGGTAAATATAGCGCAGGCGGAAGGTAACGGCGGCCAAACCATCGTCATGATACCTTCGCTGGACCTGGAAATAGTGATGACCGCCGGTTATTATAACGATGTAACGGACCAGGCAAACCAGGTGCTGGTAAAGGATGTATTAGGCGCGGTTAAAAAGTAA
- a CDS encoding NAD(P)/FAD-dependent oxidoreductase, with amino-acid sequence MQKKAIIIGAGPAGLTAAYELLQRTDIMPIILEKSTDIGGISKTVNYKGNRIDIGGHRFFSKSDRVMDWWMTVMPLDKEAAEIFTISYQQKTREIKAPQPHSDTDTLVAENPDLVMLVRKRLSRIYFLKKFFTYPVQLSVDTLRKLGIITTIRIMISYLYAQLFPKKPEKSLEDFMINRFGKTLYLLFFKHYTEKVWGVPCNEISAEWGAQRIKGISIGKAIAHAAKAAWNASKPKDIKQKNVETSLIEQFLYPKHGPGQLWEEVARQVTTQGATLLMQHDVVGIRTEGNRITAIEALDKTTGETTVLEGDYFFSTMPVQELVAGLKADVPAHVREIAAGLQYRDFITIGILLKNLSFEDAKTRTHQPITLKDTWIYIQEKDVKVGRLQLFNNWSPFMVKDPDTTWVGMEYFCNKGDDFWELTDNDIRETAIHELCKIGLARKEDVLDATVLRMEKTYPAYFGTYTRFDEVRHYLDTFGNLFLVGRNGMHKYNNSDHSMLTAMVAVDNIAAGITDKANIWSINTEQEYHEEKK; translated from the coding sequence ATGCAAAAGAAAGCGATTATCATCGGTGCAGGGCCCGCCGGCCTTACTGCTGCCTATGAACTTCTTCAACGCACAGATATAATGCCCATCATCCTGGAAAAAAGCACAGATATCGGCGGCATCTCCAAAACGGTCAACTATAAAGGAAACCGTATCGATATCGGCGGCCACCGGTTCTTCTCAAAGTCCGACCGGGTGATGGACTGGTGGATGACAGTCATGCCACTGGACAAGGAAGCTGCCGAAATATTCACCATCAGCTACCAGCAAAAAACAAGGGAAATAAAAGCACCACAGCCTCACAGCGATACCGATACCCTCGTGGCTGAAAACCCAGATCTTGTGATGCTGGTCAGAAAACGCCTGTCCCGCATCTACTTCCTGAAAAAATTCTTTACCTACCCCGTGCAACTGTCTGTCGATACGCTGCGTAAGCTGGGTATCATAACCACCATCCGGATCATGATCTCCTACCTCTATGCACAGCTTTTTCCTAAAAAACCGGAAAAATCGCTGGAAGATTTTATGATCAACCGCTTCGGCAAAACACTCTACCTGCTGTTTTTTAAACACTATACCGAAAAAGTATGGGGCGTTCCCTGTAATGAAATATCCGCCGAATGGGGAGCACAACGCATTAAAGGCATCTCCATCGGTAAAGCGATCGCACATGCGGCCAAAGCCGCCTGGAATGCCAGCAAACCCAAAGACATCAAACAGAAAAATGTGGAGACCAGCCTGATCGAACAGTTCCTCTACCCCAAACATGGCCCCGGCCAGCTCTGGGAAGAAGTAGCCCGGCAGGTGACAACACAGGGCGCCACCCTGTTGATGCAACACGATGTGGTAGGCATCCGCACAGAGGGCAACCGCATCACCGCCATCGAAGCACTGGACAAAACAACCGGCGAAACGACCGTACTGGAAGGCGATTACTTCTTCTCCACCATGCCGGTACAGGAACTGGTAGCCGGCCTGAAAGCCGATGTGCCGGCCCATGTCCGCGAAATAGCCGCCGGCCTTCAATACCGCGACTTCATCACCATCGGCATCCTGCTGAAAAACCTGAGCTTCGAAGATGCGAAAACACGCACACACCAGCCCATCACCCTCAAAGACACCTGGATCTATATCCAGGAAAAAGATGTGAAAGTAGGCAGGCTGCAACTGTTCAACAACTGGAGCCCCTTCATGGTAAAAGACCCGGACACTACCTGGGTAGGCATGGAATACTTCTGTAACAAAGGCGATGATTTCTGGGAACTGACAGATAACGACATCAGGGAGACCGCCATACACGAACTCTGCAAAATAGGACTCGCCCGCAAGGAAGACGTGCTCGACGCCACCGTACTCCGCATGGAGAAAACATACCCCGCCTACTTCGGCACCTATACCCGGTTCGATGAAGTACGCCATTACCTCGACACCTTCGGCAACCTCTTCCTCGTAGGCCGTAACGGCATGCATAAATACAATAACTCAGACCACTCCATGCTGACTGCCATGGTGGCGGTAGACAACATCGCCGCCGGCATCACCGACAAAGCCAACATATGGTCTATCAACACCGAACAGGAATATCACGAAGAGAAAAAATAA
- a CDS encoding RNA polymerase sigma-70 factor, translating into MEHQRLNSEHDLLLLVSQGDEAAFAQLFHAYHQRLGAFVYQLTGSLSMAEEIVQEVFIRIWEKRDKLSHVSHFHPYLYTVAKNYTFSFLKKLGRELEHKQQWEMTIAADTGNPFEETMDARYRRIIDQAIAELPAQRQRVYLLSRDEGLRQAEIAERMAISRETVKKHMVLALRAIRSYALTHPETNLLLLLFLPQ; encoded by the coding sequence TTGGAGCATCAACGATTAAATAGTGAACACGATTTACTATTATTAGTATCGCAAGGCGATGAGGCTGCGTTTGCGCAGTTGTTTCATGCCTATCATCAGCGACTGGGCGCTTTCGTATATCAACTGACCGGCTCCCTCTCCATGGCGGAAGAAATTGTACAGGAAGTGTTTATCCGCATCTGGGAAAAGCGCGACAAACTCAGTCACGTCAGTCACTTCCACCCTTACCTCTACACCGTAGCCAAAAACTATACGTTCTCTTTCCTTAAAAAACTGGGCCGCGAACTGGAACATAAACAGCAATGGGAAATGACCATCGCCGCCGATACCGGCAACCCGTTCGAAGAGACCATGGACGCCCGCTATCGCCGTATCATCGATCAGGCCATCGCTGAACTGCCGGCACAGCGGCAACGGGTATACCTGCTCAGCCGCGATGAAGGACTGCGACAAGCCGAAATAGCAGAGCGGATGGCGATCTCCCGGGAAACCGTGAAAAAACATATGGTCCTGGCCCTCCGGGCTATCCGCAGCTACGCGCTTACCCACCCGGAAACAAACCTCCTCCTGCTGTTGTTCCTGCCGCAATAA
- a CDS encoding FecR family protein, producing the protein MDNNRLKYLLSQYTTRTATSAELEELSAFLGSDDQDAQLEWMIEEAWIQSAETETKVFGTRSDDMLARILSAKTTKRPLVKTFYRNYRAAAAILLLVLAGGGALWTRQRKKPAPVATTQHKVFLPGSDKAILTLANGKTIELDSNMNGQIAQQGHVSLQTKAGQLVYKPQAASSETAVSWNTLRTPKGGQYSLVLPDGSRVWLNAASSLQYPTSFAGPTRQVSLSGEAYFEIQPNAAQPFFVNTGETAVAVLGTSFNIMAYNNENSIRTTLLQGSVRVSRQTAHHLLKPGQQSLINQNGTMEVIDHADTDLAVAWKNGLISFRSADIRTIMRQVERWYNIEVVFKGEVPTRTFTGDIPRTADLSALLRLLEISKIHFKLEEEKLIVM; encoded by the coding sequence ATGGACAACAACAGATTAAAATACCTGTTAAGCCAGTATACCACCCGTACCGCCACTTCCGCTGAACTGGAAGAGCTGAGCGCATTTCTCGGCTCAGATGACCAGGACGCACAGCTCGAATGGATGATAGAAGAAGCATGGATACAATCCGCCGAAACGGAAACAAAGGTTTTCGGTACCCGGTCGGATGACATGCTGGCTCGTATCCTCTCTGCAAAAACTACTAAACGCCCGTTGGTTAAAACGTTTTATCGCAACTACAGGGCTGCAGCAGCTATCCTGCTGCTGGTACTGGCCGGCGGCGGCGCTCTCTGGACGCGCCAGCGCAAAAAACCGGCGCCCGTTGCAACAACGCAGCATAAAGTGTTTCTACCCGGATCAGACAAAGCCATCCTCACCCTCGCCAACGGCAAAACCATTGAGCTGGACAGTAACATGAACGGGCAGATAGCGCAACAAGGGCACGTAAGCCTGCAAACGAAAGCCGGTCAACTGGTATATAAACCACAGGCCGCCTCGTCCGAAACAGCGGTCAGCTGGAACACGCTCCGTACCCCCAAAGGCGGTCAGTACAGTCTTGTATTACCGGATGGATCACGGGTATGGCTCAACGCAGCCTCCTCGCTGCAATACCCCACCTCCTTCGCCGGGCCAACAAGACAGGTGTCGCTTTCCGGAGAAGCCTACTTCGAAATACAGCCCAACGCCGCCCAACCGTTCTTTGTCAACACCGGCGAAACAGCGGTAGCCGTACTCGGCACCAGCTTTAACATCATGGCCTACAACAACGAAAATAGCATCAGAACAACTCTTTTACAGGGATCCGTCAGGGTAAGCCGGCAAACGGCACATCATCTCCTTAAACCGGGGCAACAATCACTCATCAATCAAAACGGTACCATGGAAGTCATTGACCATGCAGACACCGACCTCGCTGTAGCGTGGAAAAACGGCCTGATATCTTTCAGAAGCGCCGATATCCGCACCATCATGCGGCAGGTGGAACGCTGGTACAATATTGAAGTGGTATTTAAAGGAGAAGTGCCCACCCGTACCTTCACCGGCGACATTCCCAGAACAGCAGATCTGTCGGCACTTTTACGCCTGCTCGAAATCAGTAAAATTCATTTCAAACTGGAAGAAGAGAAATTAATCGTCATGTAG
- a CDS encoding SusC/RagA family TonB-linked outer membrane protein — translation MRLKIVTLLLTVACLQISARSMSQQITLSRKHATLLSVFEDIKKQSGYSFWYEDIMLKKSKPVDIQVQNATLEHTLAAIFRDQPFSYEIIGKVIALKEKETRKEEREINVAEVTQDKRKITGVVKDSTGTPIPGVTYLVKGTKTGGATDAAGRFSIEVPQGNVVLVFSSIGFQPATITVGSSNTVNVVLHAASSGLNEMVVTALGIKRPKGTLGYAISSIQGEELTKAGTTMNPFLSLYGKAAGVGVNMGASGPQGGIKINIRGAASMNPDQNIRPMFVVDGVILSDRKTSIGGPVGQGFDYGAGINDINPSDIESMVILKGAKATVLYGSDAANGVVLITTKSGRNATGMGMTGSIQYTTERPVSYLKLQDQYGLGDNIYDTVYATVNGQKIRTIPNKRFSFGPKFDGANAMFYDSSMVKNSPHTNNFLSLFNPGHSTTGNVAISGSNEKGNVRASYTNYYYKDINGDNSWQKRNTFSFNGNIKASNLASFEVISNIYNITSLNRRGPNDGSVAWGLPLDYDYGLIYPFYTDQTGYKRDLSNAGVPTAFSNLGGFMWDRSKNSLKDDKIHMITSAKVTLNFTPHLFLVGQAGLDYDNTTYTTERSVTRILPSVANGSFGIAKENSTVQTYQALLNYNRSFMQDRLHLFAYTGGAYRLRSSDYLGSNTIGGLNFADLYSFNNESGTPSAANLYQIRSFNRGNDVLYSWLASASLSWKSELTLEVQGRMDWNSTLPPANNKYFYPGVALNWNYTERFSIPGMNSGTVRLSWADVGNGTNRYFANNLYSFTRLSNTTALSITPPEAILPGALKPERKREFEIGINNSFFKDNRLTIDFSAYSNHRYNQIFNLPISSASSSTGLKINVGDVKAWGLELGLTGTPLLGKNYRWDITVNAASQGSKVVRLYPGVTNNPISNLINGSAASVHADEGRPYGEIIMYDYLRDDAGNKIVGSNGMYSLNNQKSIAAGNIMPKFYGGILSDFRYRDFNLRIGLDYKSGGTIFSYTNNRLTGVGQLESTLQYRDEAHGGLAYYYDAGGNMVPWQHNQPAPAGAQNGRVYHDGLILPGVMQDANGKYVPNTQMTNASSYYMSYANDLATSFPPDRLYKNNYIKVREVALSYDVPRDVARRMKLQKLTITAAARNLFYLYKSIPNIDPEGALGADTYVENTIYPTLRTFSLGLNVAF, via the coding sequence ATGCGACTTAAAATAGTCACCCTGCTGTTGACGGTGGCCTGCCTGCAAATCAGCGCGCGGTCTATGTCACAACAGATCACACTATCCCGGAAACATGCCACCCTCCTGAGCGTCTTCGAAGACATCAAAAAACAGTCAGGGTACAGTTTCTGGTACGAAGACATCATGTTGAAAAAAAGCAAACCGGTAGACATACAGGTACAAAACGCTACCCTCGAACATACACTGGCAGCCATCTTCCGGGATCAACCTTTCTCCTACGAAATCATCGGAAAAGTGATCGCCCTGAAAGAAAAAGAAACCAGGAAAGAAGAACGTGAAATCAATGTGGCTGAGGTTACACAGGATAAGCGGAAAATAACCGGCGTGGTAAAGGACAGCACCGGCACCCCTATCCCCGGCGTTACCTACCTCGTAAAAGGGACTAAAACCGGAGGCGCAACGGATGCTGCCGGACGCTTCTCCATCGAAGTACCACAAGGCAATGTGGTACTGGTGTTCTCCTCTATCGGTTTCCAGCCCGCCACCATCACCGTCGGCAGCTCCAACACCGTCAACGTAGTGCTGCACGCCGCCTCCAGCGGCCTCAATGAAATGGTGGTGACCGCCCTCGGTATCAAACGCCCCAAAGGAACGCTGGGCTACGCCATCAGCAGCATACAGGGCGAAGAACTGACCAAAGCCGGTACCACCATGAACCCCTTCCTCTCCCTCTACGGTAAAGCTGCCGGCGTGGGCGTGAATATGGGCGCCTCCGGCCCCCAGGGTGGTATCAAAATCAATATCCGCGGCGCCGCCAGTATGAACCCCGACCAGAACATCCGCCCGATGTTCGTGGTGGACGGTGTTATCCTCAGCGACCGTAAAACCTCCATCGGCGGCCCCGTAGGCCAGGGTTTCGACTATGGCGCAGGCATCAACGATATCAACCCCTCCGATATCGAATCCATGGTGATCCTGAAAGGCGCCAAAGCCACCGTACTGTATGGCAGCGACGCGGCCAACGGCGTAGTGCTCATCACCACCAAAAGCGGCCGCAATGCCACCGGCATGGGCATGACCGGCTCCATCCAGTATACCACAGAACGACCGGTATCTTACCTGAAACTGCAGGACCAGTACGGCCTCGGTGATAACATCTACGATACGGTGTATGCTACGGTCAACGGACAGAAAATCAGGACCATCCCCAACAAACGCTTCAGCTTCGGTCCTAAATTCGACGGCGCCAACGCCATGTTCTACGACAGCTCCATGGTAAAGAATTCTCCCCATACCAATAACTTCCTGTCGCTCTTCAATCCCGGCCACTCCACCACCGGCAACGTGGCTATCTCCGGCAGCAACGAGAAAGGTAATGTGCGTGCTTCCTATACCAACTACTATTATAAAGATATCAACGGCGATAACTCCTGGCAGAAAAGAAACACCTTCAGCTTTAATGGTAACATCAAAGCTTCCAACCTCGCCAGCTTTGAAGTGATCTCCAATATCTACAACATCACCAGCTTGAACCGCCGCGGTCCCAACGACGGCTCCGTTGCATGGGGCCTGCCGCTGGATTACGATTATGGCCTGATCTATCCTTTCTACACCGATCAGACAGGGTACAAACGGGACCTCTCCAATGCCGGCGTCCCCACCGCATTCTCCAACCTCGGAGGATTTATGTGGGACCGCTCCAAAAATTCCCTGAAGGATGATAAAATCCACATGATCACCTCCGCCAAGGTAACGCTGAACTTTACCCCTCACCTCTTCCTCGTGGGACAGGCCGGTCTTGACTACGACAACACCACCTACACCACCGAAAGAAGTGTGACCAGGATACTACCCAGCGTAGCCAACGGCTCCTTCGGTATTGCGAAAGAAAATTCAACGGTGCAAACTTACCAGGCGCTGCTCAACTATAACCGCTCCTTTATGCAGGACAGGCTCCACCTGTTTGCCTACACCGGCGGCGCTTACCGCCTGCGCTCTTCCGACTATCTCGGCAGCAATACCATCGGCGGCCTCAACTTTGCAGACCTGTACTCTTTCAACAACGAATCCGGTACACCTTCTGCCGCCAACCTGTATCAGATCAGAAGCTTTAACCGCGGCAACGACGTACTGTACAGCTGGCTGGCTTCTGCCTCCCTGTCCTGGAAAAGTGAACTCACCCTCGAGGTCCAGGGCCGTATGGACTGGAACTCTACCCTGCCCCCGGCAAACAATAAATACTTCTATCCCGGCGTAGCCCTTAACTGGAACTACACCGAACGTTTCTCCATCCCCGGCATGAACAGCGGTACCGTACGCCTGTCCTGGGCCGACGTAGGTAACGGTACCAACCGGTATTTCGCCAACAACCTGTACAGCTTCACCCGGTTGTCCAACACCACCGCGCTCTCTATCACGCCGCCGGAAGCCATCCTTCCCGGCGCACTGAAACCGGAACGCAAAAGAGAGTTTGAAATCGGTATCAACAACTCCTTCTTTAAAGACAACCGCCTCACTATTGACTTCTCTGCGTATAGCAATCACCGTTATAACCAGATCTTCAATCTGCCGATATCTTCCGCTTCCAGCTCTACAGGGCTTAAAATCAACGTGGGCGACGTGAAAGCCTGGGGTCTCGAACTGGGCCTCACCGGTACCCCGCTCCTCGGCAAAAACTACAGATGGGACATCACCGTAAACGCAGCCAGCCAGGGTTCTAAAGTAGTACGCCTCTATCCCGGCGTTACCAACAATCCCATCTCTAACCTGATCAACGGCTCCGCAGCCTCTGTACATGCCGACGAAGGACGTCCCTACGGCGAAATCATCATGTACGACTACCTGCGCGATGATGCCGGTAACAAAATCGTAGGTTCCAACGGTATGTATTCCCTCAACAATCAGAAATCTATTGCTGCCGGTAACATCATGCCTAAATTCTACGGCGGTATCCTCTCCGATTTCCGTTACAGGGACTTTAACCTCCGCATCGGCCTCGATTACAAATCCGGCGGTACCATCTTCTCCTATACCAACAACCGTCTTACCGGTGTAGGTCAACTGGAAAGCACACTGCAATACAGAGATGAGGCACACGGCGGCCTGGCCTACTATTACGATGCAGGCGGCAACATGGTGCCCTGGCAACATAACCAGCCCGCTCCTGCCGGCGCCCAGAACGGCCGCGTATACCACGACGGCCTCATTCTCCCCGGTGTAATGCAGGACGCGAACGGCAAATATGTGCCTAACACACAGATGACCAACGCCAGCAGCTACTATATGAGCTACGCCAACGACCTGGCCACCTCATTCCCTCCGGACCGTCTGTACAAAAACAACTATATCAAAGTAAGGGAAGTGGCCCTCTCCTACGACGTGCCCCGCGATGTGGCAAGACGCATGAAACTGCAAAAACTCACCATCACCGCAGCAGCACGTAACCTGTTCTACCTCTATAAATCCATCCCCAACATCGATCCGGAAGGCGCATTGGGTGCGGACACCTATGTGGAAAACACCATTTACCCGACACTGCGTACTTTCTCCCTGGGGCTGAACGTAGCTTTCTAA
- a CDS encoding SusD/RagB family nutrient-binding outer membrane lipoprotein, which translates to MKKSYLYIAVMALSATFSACKKDVEKRFYDPDKLNATVTDVIPGLFTQMITNNKLFVQDYGEWYYLLNGGTSITGYSQVAQRYISYRYDWFSSYNDLVSGNGFDDYPISGQSFFQNSYTRLKNYEVIKDSVELRTGQLKQDGDVYLKLATFVKLYQCGKLVDLFNSIPYFDAFQGVKGGTQYLFPKYDDPKQVYQSIIADLGGLVNTLPTAFTQMSPAAKTVFQQQDFAFKGDISKWVAFINFTRLKMLVRIAGVDEAYAKPLIQDALSKPLPTTDLTWTMWYKIDVFGGGTWQRGLYENTYASFIPNIIMKRLNYGDSSYQPGIDDPRLPVLAMPTKFKDYRGVSGDIEQQQALYSSGQRYYAFADNINSSLANNAKSMYSHITLHRNENMPVYMATLGELDLLLAEIALKNLGNTGKTAGDHIKDEVMHSTNFWYYLNQLSTYARGTLDSVLYPSKPTDAIVSAWGENIKTKFTAAATLEDKMEILMQQKYIHLNLLQPYELWAELRRTRHPKLEPFTWHSSVWKPMPERVHYPTVELTNNPDNFAKVANENNATSPIFWVPANQRGVIPYWDNYNYQ; encoded by the coding sequence ATGAAAAAATCATATTTATATATAGCCGTGATGGCGCTCTCCGCTACCTTCAGCGCCTGTAAAAAAGATGTGGAGAAAAGATTCTATGACCCGGACAAACTGAACGCCACCGTTACCGACGTCATACCCGGGTTGTTCACACAGATGATCACCAACAACAAACTGTTTGTCCAGGACTATGGTGAATGGTATTACCTCCTCAACGGCGGTACCAGCATCACCGGCTACAGTCAGGTGGCGCAACGGTATATCTCCTACCGCTACGACTGGTTCAGCAGCTACAACGACCTGGTAAGCGGCAACGGCTTCGATGATTACCCGATCTCCGGCCAGTCCTTCTTCCAGAACAGCTACACCCGGCTCAAAAACTATGAAGTCATTAAAGACTCCGTAGAACTGCGTACCGGGCAACTGAAACAGGATGGCGACGTATACCTGAAACTGGCCACCTTCGTAAAATTGTACCAATGCGGCAAACTGGTGGACCTGTTCAACTCCATCCCCTACTTCGACGCTTTCCAGGGCGTAAAAGGCGGAACACAATATCTCTTCCCGAAGTATGACGATCCCAAACAGGTATATCAATCTATCATTGCAGACCTGGGCGGACTGGTAAACACCCTGCCAACTGCTTTCACCCAAATGTCACCCGCCGCTAAAACAGTCTTCCAGCAACAAGACTTTGCATTCAAGGGAGATATCAGCAAATGGGTGGCCTTCATCAACTTCACCCGCCTGAAAATGCTGGTCCGCATCGCCGGCGTGGATGAAGCATATGCCAAACCACTGATCCAGGACGCACTGAGCAAACCCTTGCCCACCACCGACCTCACATGGACCATGTGGTATAAGATCGATGTTTTCGGTGGCGGCACCTGGCAACGGGGCCTGTATGAAAACACCTATGCGTCTTTCATTCCCAATATCATCATGAAACGGTTGAATTACGGCGACTCTTCCTATCAACCCGGTATTGATGATCCACGCCTGCCGGTACTGGCCATGCCCACCAAATTCAAAGACTATCGTGGCGTGTCCGGCGATATCGAACAACAGCAGGCACTCTACAGCAGCGGCCAGCGTTACTACGCTTTTGCAGATAATATCAATTCTTCTCTGGCCAATAATGCTAAATCCATGTACAGCCATATCACGCTGCACCGCAATGAAAATATGCCGGTGTATATGGCCACGCTGGGTGAACTGGACCTGCTGCTCGCAGAGATCGCACTGAAAAACCTGGGTAATACCGGCAAAACAGCTGGCGATCATATCAAGGACGAAGTAATGCATAGCACCAATTTCTGGTACTATCTCAACCAGCTCAGCACCTACGCCAGGGGTACGCTGGATTCCGTATTGTATCCATCCAAACCTACCGACGCCATCGTCAGCGCATGGGGCGAAAACATCAAAACCAAATTCACGGCAGCGGCTACACTGGAAGACAAAATGGAGATCCTGATGCAACAGAAATACATCCACCTCAACCTGTTGCAGCCATATGAACTGTGGGCAGAACTGAGAAGGACCCGCCACCCGAAACTGGAGCCTTTCACCTGGCATTCTTCCGTATGGAAACCAATGCCGGAAAGGGTGCACTACCCTACCGTGGAGCTGACCAACAACCCGGACAACTTCGCGAAAGTAGCCAACGAAAACAACGCTACTTCCCCGATCTTCTGGGTACCGGCCAATCAACGCGGCGTAATACCTTACTGGGACAATTACAACTACCAGTAA
- the gap gene encoding type I glyceraldehyde-3-phosphate dehydrogenase: MKIAINGFGRIGRMTLRALQHKDNVEVVAINDLMGADILAHLFKYDTAHGKFPGTVSHTSQQLIVNGKEILLTSEKDPANLPWGQLGVDMVIESTGRFTSKDQAQAHIRAGARRVLITAPASGGVKTIVAGVNEDIIEPTDEILSTASCTTNSIAPPLFLLDKAFGIESGFMTTVHAFTMDQMLQDGPHKDFRRARAATQSIIPTTTGAAKAIGDVLPALKGKLDGVSYRVPVIDGSIAELSLVLKQPATAAEINALLKHHAATDLKGVLEYTEEPFVSADIVGNTHSSIVDGSMTKVIGNLVKVVAWYDNEAGISNRIAELVTAEIFDTAVI, from the coding sequence ATGAAAATAGCTATCAACGGATTCGGCCGTATCGGAAGAATGACCCTCAGAGCTTTACAGCATAAAGACAATGTGGAGGTAGTAGCCATCAATGACCTGATGGGCGCAGACATCCTCGCTCACCTTTTCAAATATGACACCGCCCACGGAAAGTTTCCCGGCACGGTTTCCCATACCAGCCAACAACTGATCGTTAACGGAAAAGAGATCCTGCTTACCAGCGAAAAAGACCCTGCTAACCTGCCCTGGGGGCAACTGGGGGTAGATATGGTGATAGAATCCACCGGGAGATTTACCAGCAAAGACCAGGCGCAGGCACATATCCGCGCAGGCGCCCGCCGCGTACTGATCACAGCACCTGCCTCCGGTGGCGTGAAAACCATCGTAGCCGGTGTAAATGAAGATATTATCGAGCCGACAGATGAAATACTGTCTACCGCTTCCTGCACCACTAACAGTATCGCCCCTCCGTTGTTTTTGCTGGACAAGGCATTTGGTATTGAATCCGGTTTTATGACCACGGTACATGCTTTCACTATGGACCAGATGCTGCAGGACGGTCCGCATAAAGATTTCAGAAGGGCCCGTGCAGCCACACAGTCTATTATTCCCACCACCACCGGTGCGGCCAAAGCGATCGGCGATGTGTTGCCGGCGCTGAAAGGTAAGCTGGACGGCGTTTCTTACCGGGTACCGGTAATTGACGGCTCTATCGCGGAATTGTCACTGGTGCTGAAGCAACCGGCTACGGCGGCGGAAATCAACGCCCTGCTGAAACACCATGCGGCAACGGACCTGAAAGGTGTCCTCGAATACACAGAAGAACCTTTTGTATCTGCGGATATCGTGGGGAATACCCACTCTTCCATTGTAGACGGCAGCATGACGAAAGTCATCGGCAACCTGGTCAAAGTAGTGGCCTGGTACGACAATGAAGCCGGTATTTCCAACCGCATCGCGGAACTGGTGACAGCGGAGATCTTTGATACCGCTGTTATTTAG